A single window of Magnetococcus marinus MC-1 DNA harbors:
- a CDS encoding efflux RND transporter periplasmic adaptor subunit, with protein MVRLVTLGCVGLGLWLGSVSVHAQTADGLMQQMEQNQAQMPPATAEDEAISCLIEPSMQASLGTQVEGVLEQVLVDRGDSIRQGQLLARLNVGVEKAAVAYQEVKVAYGSRRVERNKMLKQQKLISPQDLDEIVTERDLSELELLERKEQLKLRHIYAPFDGVVMDRMRDPGDMIKQELIMKVARIDPLYVELVVPATQLKAFHKGEPRWIEIPLLGQSFQAHVSVIDQVVDAASGTFRVRMVLPNNKRRLAAGLRCKLKR; from the coding sequence ATGGTGCGTCTGGTGACGCTGGGATGTGTGGGTTTAGGGCTGTGGCTGGGCAGCGTGTCGGTGCATGCGCAGACGGCCGATGGCTTGATGCAGCAGATGGAGCAAAATCAAGCACAGATGCCCCCTGCAACAGCGGAGGATGAGGCCATCTCATGCCTGATTGAACCTTCGATGCAGGCTTCGCTTGGTACTCAAGTCGAGGGGGTTTTGGAGCAGGTGCTGGTGGACCGGGGGGATAGCATTCGTCAGGGGCAGTTGTTGGCGCGGCTCAATGTTGGGGTGGAAAAGGCGGCGGTGGCTTACCAGGAGGTTAAGGTCGCGTATGGCAGTCGCCGGGTTGAGCGCAATAAGATGCTCAAGCAGCAAAAATTGATTTCACCACAGGATTTGGATGAAATTGTGACAGAGCGGGATCTCAGCGAACTGGAGCTGCTTGAGCGTAAGGAGCAGCTTAAATTACGCCATATTTATGCCCCGTTTGATGGGGTGGTGATGGACCGCATGCGTGATCCGGGGGATATGATCAAACAAGAGCTGATTATGAAGGTGGCGCGTATTGATCCCCTTTATGTGGAGTTGGTGGTGCCCGCGACCCAGTTAAAAGCTTTTCATAAAGGTGAACCGCGCTGGATCGAAATACCGTTGCTGGGGCAGTCGTTTCAGGCCCATGTTTCAGTCATTGATCAAGTGGTGGATGCCGCCAGTGGCACCTTTAGGGTCAGAATGGTGCTGCCAAATAATAAGCGTAGACTGGCGGCGGGGCTAAGATGTAAACTAAAGCGCTGA